The following are encoded together in the Kribbella sp. CA-293567 genome:
- a CDS encoding TetR/AcrR family transcriptional regulator: MTAGDSRPTTQTGVPARGKRSGDQTRATILTAARERFAADGYERATIRAIAADAAIDPAMVMRYFGTKEKLFAAAAEFDLRLPDLSGLPREQVGAALTNHFLDRWEDDESLKALLRASVTNEVAADRMRQLFAEQLGPMISTLADPATAATRAGLVATQALGFALCRYVLALPPVAALSREEAVAWLGPTITRYLTGSLSD; this comes from the coding sequence ATGACAGCAGGCGATTCCCGGCCGACCACGCAGACCGGCGTACCGGCTCGCGGCAAGCGCTCGGGAGACCAGACCCGGGCGACGATCCTGACGGCGGCGCGGGAGCGGTTCGCCGCCGACGGGTACGAACGGGCGACCATCCGGGCGATCGCGGCGGACGCGGCGATCGATCCGGCGATGGTCATGCGGTACTTCGGCACCAAGGAGAAGCTGTTCGCGGCGGCGGCTGAGTTCGATCTCCGACTCCCCGACCTGAGCGGACTACCGCGAGAGCAGGTCGGCGCGGCCCTCACCAACCACTTCCTCGACCGGTGGGAGGACGACGAGTCGCTCAAGGCACTGCTCCGCGCCAGCGTCACCAACGAGGTCGCGGCCGACCGCATGCGGCAGCTTTTCGCCGAGCAACTCGGCCCGATGATCTCCACCCTGGCCGACCCGGCGACCGCGGCGACCCGCGCCGGTCTGGTCGCCACTCAAGCCCTCGGCTTCGCGCTCTGCCGCTACGTCCTCGCGCTGCCACCGGTGGCAGCGCTCAGCCGCGAGGAAGCGGTCGCCTGGCTCGGGCCGACGATCACCCGCTATCTGACCGGCAGCCTCAGCGACTGA
- a CDS encoding methylated-DNA--[protein]-cysteine S-methyltransferase yields the protein MAVDDDGLCRLRFGAVELGPERSRDELLLAAGKQLQGYFAGELTAFDLPLSVRSGSQFERAVWERLKQIPYGEMQTYGDIAKALGDPGAARAVGVACNRNPIAVVVPCHRVVGAGGKMVGFGGGIPAKRHLLELEARVTLETSWL from the coding sequence GTGGCGGTCGACGACGACGGTCTGTGCCGGCTGCGGTTCGGTGCCGTCGAGCTCGGCCCGGAGCGGTCACGCGACGAGTTGCTGCTGGCCGCGGGGAAGCAACTGCAGGGGTACTTCGCCGGTGAGCTGACCGCGTTCGACCTGCCGCTGTCGGTGCGGAGCGGGTCGCAGTTCGAGCGTGCGGTCTGGGAGCGGCTCAAGCAGATCCCGTACGGCGAGATGCAGACCTACGGCGACATCGCCAAGGCGCTCGGTGACCCGGGCGCCGCTCGCGCGGTCGGGGTGGCCTGCAACCGCAACCCGATCGCGGTGGTTGTGCCGTGTCATCGGGTGGTCGGGGCGGGCGGCAAGATGGTCGGCTTCGGCGGCGGGATCCCGGCCAAGCGGCACCTGCTCGAGCTGGAGGCGCGGGTCACGCTCGAAACCAGCTGGCTCTGA
- a CDS encoding peptidylprolyl isomerase, which translates to MAEELFATLQTTKGDVVIKLFPDHAPKTVQNFVGLAEGTKEWTDPTTGEASTARFYDGLGFHRVIDGFMIQGGCPLGTGTGSPGYSFDDEIHPELQFDRPYLLAMANAGIQFGKGTNGSQFFVTVVPTPHLNRKHTIFGEVVDEDSKKIVDAIATADTTAGDRPTEPIVINSVKIERKTV; encoded by the coding sequence GTGGCCGAAGAACTGTTCGCGACGCTGCAGACGACGAAGGGCGATGTCGTCATCAAGCTGTTCCCCGATCACGCCCCGAAGACGGTGCAGAACTTCGTCGGTCTGGCCGAGGGCACGAAGGAGTGGACCGACCCGACCACGGGCGAGGCGAGCACCGCGCGCTTCTACGACGGCCTCGGCTTCCACCGGGTGATCGACGGATTCATGATCCAGGGCGGCTGCCCGCTCGGCACCGGCACCGGCTCGCCGGGCTACAGCTTCGACGACGAGATCCACCCGGAGCTCCAGTTCGACCGGCCGTACCTGCTGGCGATGGCCAACGCCGGGATCCAGTTCGGCAAGGGCACCAACGGGTCGCAGTTCTTCGTGACCGTGGTCCCGACCCCGCACCTGAACCGCAAGCACACCATCTTCGGCGAGGTCGTCGACGAGGACTCGAAGAAGATCGTGGACGCGATCGCCACCGCCGACACCACGGCGGGCGACCGGCCGACCGAGCCGATCGTGATCAACAGCGTCAAGATCGAGCGCAAGACCGTCTGA
- a CDS encoding rhomboid family intramembrane serine protease, whose protein sequence is MIETVCYRHPDRPAGVRCQRCEKPICPSCMNSAAVGFQCPSCFNEGVKSVPKTRTSLGGVAARGNTPVVTYVMLALNVLVFIAVQSGSDRLLSDLVLYPFLVQSEPWRLLTSAFTHVAIFHIFSNLFMLFQVGPQLEHMLGRFRFAALYLLSALGGGVAVWLLSSPVRPTLGASGAVLGLVGALLVISKARGLETTWILVYVAITAVISFAVPNISWQGHLGGFVTGAALAWIFLQDAKRRRSKFSR, encoded by the coding sequence GTGATCGAGACCGTCTGCTACCGGCACCCGGATCGACCGGCAGGAGTCCGCTGCCAGCGCTGTGAGAAGCCGATCTGCCCGTCCTGTATGAACAGCGCGGCGGTCGGCTTCCAGTGCCCGTCGTGCTTCAACGAGGGCGTGAAGTCGGTCCCCAAGACCCGTACGTCGCTCGGTGGTGTCGCGGCGCGCGGCAACACGCCGGTCGTCACCTACGTGATGCTCGCGTTGAACGTGCTGGTCTTCATCGCCGTGCAGAGCGGCAGCGACCGGCTGCTCAGCGATCTGGTGCTCTACCCGTTCCTGGTGCAGTCGGAGCCGTGGCGGCTGCTCACGTCGGCGTTCACGCACGTGGCGATCTTCCACATCTTCTCGAACCTGTTCATGTTGTTCCAGGTCGGTCCGCAGTTGGAACACATGCTCGGCCGGTTCAGGTTCGCCGCGCTCTACCTGCTGTCAGCGCTCGGCGGCGGCGTTGCGGTCTGGCTGCTGAGCAGCCCCGTCCGGCCGACTCTCGGCGCCTCCGGCGCGGTGCTGGGCCTGGTGGGCGCGCTGCTGGTGATCAGCAAGGCCCGGGGTCTGGAGACGACCTGGATCCTCGTCTACGTGGCGATCACCGCGGTGATCTCGTTCGCCGTCCCGAACATCTCCTGGCAGGGCCACCTCGGGGGTTTCGTCACCGGTGCCGCGCTGGCCTGGATCTTCCTGCAGGACGCGAAACGCCGGCGCTCCAAGTTCAGTCGCTGA
- a CDS encoding DUF4328 domain-containing protein, translated as MTAQPPMDRWFSSEQAMGLGASVLIGVVTVLGWATAWSDWYSYRTLLLYADDERRLDQADLISGLFGIVAALALLAAAVVFIVWLWRVRWNAEMFCRGEHRLTRGWVLGSWICPVVNLWYPKWVMDDVVAASDPRTPAHVLSLRGIPGTRLVWAWWLTWVVGLVLDNVAQRSVLDGEPQLSELRTNAVMSFISALSTSVAAVLAVILIQRVNELQLHRPWTPWWSRDQADFPLGRGFPPPTG; from the coding sequence ATGACCGCTCAGCCACCGATGGACCGATGGTTCAGCTCCGAGCAGGCGATGGGCCTGGGCGCCTCGGTGCTGATCGGCGTGGTCACGGTGCTGGGCTGGGCCACCGCATGGTCCGACTGGTACTCCTACCGCACCCTGCTGCTGTACGCCGACGACGAGCGCCGGCTCGACCAGGCCGACCTGATCTCCGGCCTGTTCGGCATCGTCGCCGCGCTCGCGCTGCTGGCCGCCGCCGTGGTCTTCATCGTCTGGCTCTGGCGGGTCCGCTGGAACGCGGAGATGTTCTGCCGCGGCGAGCACCGGCTGACCCGCGGCTGGGTGCTCGGCAGCTGGATCTGCCCGGTGGTGAACCTCTGGTACCCGAAGTGGGTGATGGACGACGTGGTCGCGGCCAGCGACCCGCGCACCCCCGCTCACGTCCTGAGTCTGCGCGGTATCCCCGGCACCCGGCTGGTCTGGGCCTGGTGGCTCACCTGGGTGGTCGGGCTGGTGCTGGACAACGTCGCCCAGCGCAGCGTCCTGGACGGTGAGCCGCAGCTTTCCGAACTCCGGACGAACGCTGTGATGTCCTTCATCTCGGCCCTCAGTACGTCGGTCGCGGCAGTACTGGCAGTGATCCTGATCCAGCGCGTCAACGAGCTCCAGCTGCACCGGCCCTGGACTCCCTGGTGGTCCCGGGACCAGGCGGATTTCCCGCTCGGCCGCGGTTTCCCACC